From Salmo salar chromosome ssa21, Ssal_v3.1, whole genome shotgun sequence:
ctaacttttggattacccaaacacagtaatgtaatctgattactttcagttacttttggatttctttccccttaagaggcattagaagaaaacAAAAAGGATCCAAcaaacgcatttggtgtgtcgtaatagtggtctctgactcacTCAAGACTCACGCAAGTGGAACAAATGTAAACATacaccttttttcaatgctgaattgaatgtcattgagaaaacttAAAGGTGTCAATGTATTTTTTAACAAACATCCTTCCTAAATGTAAAACTAATCTAAGAAGTAATTATCTAGATTTAAAAGTAACTcatgaagtaatcatctagttttgcAAAAGgatatgtaatctgattacaatatttttgctggaaaTGTAACTGATTATAGTTACAGTTTTTTTGGAATCAGTTTACATGTACTGCCCAACCCTGCGTTTGGCAGTGTGCCTAGTGTATAGTCAGCATCTTTCCTTTTTATTACAGATATAGAGATATCAATGAGGACTTTCTTCTCCTTCCCTACTGCAGCTGCACCGCCCATACTACTACCCCAACGGCACGTCCTAGCAGCTACAACCagtttctttctctggatctacCAACTAACCTCatgaacacatgcacacaaactacTCTTCATAGCCTACAGGCAAGATGACTAAAAGTTCTGTCTGTGGTGAAGTGAACTGGTCTGGTGACTTTCCACTTGCCTTGGTCTGCCTGGAGTCTGATGGATTTTGTGTTGATTAACAAGTGGCGAcaaactgtgtatgtgtgtgtgtggctcagtggcgacccgtcattcagggtagTACCCCACCTgctttgagccccacatttttagcaaaaaaatgtataacaataatattagttttttgggggggggcttgcctgttttgcatgttatttttgcattaatacgtgtcacatatcagtttgcaaacaatgtaaaaaaagatatataattgagttattaaagctgcatacaaacatggtctcttttttgttttcttgagtaaagcagctccaaaatgcaggggtTTCAGCCCAGGTCAGTGCTttttgtggtggtggggcaagccggCTTTTTCCAAATAGGCTTGGTCGATTTCGGACACCGGTAAATTCTTTAACAAAAACCTGTAACAAAGTGTTTTGAAACCAACGAGACAAGACTATAAAAAGATCATGTCACCTACAGACAAAAAGTTGGAGAAGGACCATGTGGATTCCCCGCCAACCCCGACCACAAACTCGAGCTCTAACAACGGAGATAAGGGGGGCGTCGTGGTCAATGCGAGGGCGGCGTGCAGCGTTTGTAGACGTTTATATCGTGAGCCTAAAATTCTGCCGTGTTTACACACTTTTTGCGCAGACTGCGTTCGTCAACTGGAACCGTTTTCGGTGTCGTCTGGTGTACACAATGGCAAAGCGGTACATCTGGAAGGCGAGGCGCGCTCCTCTGCCGTCACGGTTCTCTGTCCCGAGTGTAACTCTGAGGTGGACATCCTGTTGTCCGGGGTAGAATGGCTGACCACTGACGACTTGGCCCTGGACGAAGTGTTTCTGGAGACGCTGATGAGCGAGAACTCTGTGGTATGCGACCTGTGCAGCGACGGAGACGCAGAGAAACGTTGTGAGGTTTGCTGTGTCAACCTTTGTGAGTTCTGTTGTCAAGCACACAGGACTGGTGAGTGCAAATCATGAGTCATGACCAATGTTCCAATTTGTTGCAAGTTAACTAGTAAAAAGTGGGTTTAATGGGGTCCATTTCAGCTTTGAACTTATTATAGCATGTAATTACTGTGTGGTTTATTGTGACCTACCATATGAGTTCACCATATCCATCTTCCTATCCTCCCCAGGAGACAGACGAGGACGTCGACTCACACCGTCCAGTGTCTGGAGGACCTGAAGACCCAGGGTTGTCTCTCTCGGCCCGTCCTGTGTTCCCTCCACCCCGGTCAGGAGCTGTGTCTCTTCTGTGAGATCTGCGACCTACCCATCTGCCTGGAGTGTGCCGCCACCTTCCACCGTGACCACTGCTGCCTCCCGACACGTGACGTGACGTCATCGACCGCCATGGGGACTGTATCTGGGAGCTGGTTACCGGGCGCCTGCGGCCACGGCTGGACCGGCTGGAGGAGTCGCTGCGGAAGGTGGACATATCCCCGGAGGCCTTGCAGGCCAGGATGGATGCGATGGAGGATGAGGTGTGTTCCTTTGCGAGGGGCTACGCTAGTGCTGTGGAGTCACACTGCCTGTCGCTGCTACGGCGTTTAGTGGAGTTGCGTCTGCAGCGCAGGAACCAGCTCCACCTACAAAGGGCTCAGCTGCAGCAGGCCCTGTCAGACGCCCGTGGGGGGGTGGCATTCGCAGAGTGGTTGCTGACGTGCGGGTCGGACTCCAAGATCCTGAGCGCCAAGGGCGTGACCCTCCGTAGGCTGGGCGGCCTGGTGGAGACTGACTACGACCACCCAGCAACCATCGCCCCCGATAACGGTAGCAGTATCTGCTTCCTGCCACGTGAGAGTGCAGAGAAGGTGGGGGGGTACCCGGTGGTGGGGGTGATCCACGCCAAGACACTGGAGCTCAGCAGTTGTATCATTGAGGGGGAAGGTGAGACCCAGACCAAGGCTTTGTCCTGAAACAACCCTTAACCCCGCCTCCTACACCCTATTTCCCTTAGCCCCTACTTCCGAGACAGTTCCACTGTCCCACTTTTAACAGCCATGAAGCAATCTCTTTAACTATAGTACATTTTCTCTTCATACTATCCTCTCTGTTTTCTATGGCCTTCTAGTAGAAACTATTGGGGTGAGGGAATGCTTCCTAAGTCTTGACCCCAGACTGGTTACAGAGGCTTGGGGCTTGAGTTCAGACATTTCTTGGGGGTAAAATGTTCAGGTGATGCTTTTTTCCACAGACCTACgtgtacacacacagatacacacacacacacacacacacacacacacacacacacacacacacacacacacacacacacacacacacacacacacacacacacacacacacacacacacacacacacacacacacacacacacacacacacactcaaacagtgCCCTGAGGCAATGGTATGTAGGGGATAACTACCGGGTGACAAACCATCTCTCTGTGTCAAAGTAAACTGACCTTCGTCGTATTCATGTAATGTTAATCCataatacaggtgtgtgtgttttgtctttcTGCCTGTCACAGGGCTTGAAGACTGTTTGTTATAAGGTTGGAGAAAGAACCGGGTCACTGTTTCTTTACTTTCCAAGTTTTTGTGCCTGAGAGTAAGGCTGTTTTAGGATTAGTGCCCATGTTTAACGTTTATATACAAAGCTGTAAACTACACAAGGCTTTAGTATCGACGCATCAGAAAATCCAGTCTTAAGCCATTCCTATCAAACATATTTGTAAATGTGGGCCTTTGTTCATGTCTGTGAAAACTACACAGGCTCTGAGATAAGAGATTTAAGTCAGCGG
This genomic window contains:
- the LOC106582037 gene encoding LOW QUALITY PROTEIN: tripartite motif-containing protein 45-like (The sequence of the model RefSeq protein was modified relative to this genomic sequence to represent the inferred CDS: deleted 2 bases in 1 codon; substituted 1 base at 1 genomic stop codon), producing MSPTDKKLEKDHVDSPPTPTTNSSSNNGDKGGVVVNARAACSVCRRLYREPKILPCLHTFCADCVRQLEPFSVSSGVHNGKAVHLEGEARSSAVTVLCPECNSEVDILLSGVEWLTTDDLALDEVFLETLMSENSVVCDLCSDGDAEKRCEVCCVNLCEFCCQAHRTGERQTRTSTHTVQCLEDLKTQGCLSRPVLCSLHPGQELCLFCEICDLPICLECAATFHRDHLPPDTXRDVIDRHGDCIWELVTGRLRPRLDRLEESLRKVDISPEALQARMDAMEDEVCSFARGYASAVESHCLSLLRRLVELRLQRRNQLHLQRAQLQQALSDARGGVAFAEWLLTCGSDSKILSAKGVTLRRLGGLVETDYDHPATIAPDNGSSICFLPRESAEKVGGYPVVGVIHAKTLELSSCIIEGEGLQHGREGQRVEFTLVCRDSAGEQMGRGEVVLVSMVHKEKKDSRLEAAVVDNSDDSYSISYTPVEPGSYYVWVCVKAQHVKVSPFVLNVKRKVQRHCGMFHCCSFCSSGGSKEARCGCTGTMPGGFWGCGHGHKGHSGKPHWSCCGSVVEASDCLPQSVITAVGGTVTAVGGGAGSGSPRGHLRPVQL